One segment of Massilia sp. Se16.2.3 DNA contains the following:
- a CDS encoding AMP-binding protein, producing MTPYQRFAQARDFLQQHRLDYDIAYRDYQAPKLDAFNWGLDFFDVEAKDNHAPALWVVEEDGREQKISFADMAARSNQVAQYLQQCGVERGDRVLLMLPNRVELWEIMLAGIKLGAVLVPTTMLVSTADLQDRMDRGRVRHVIAQVSEAHKFEGVTGNFTRIAVGGALEGWHDFEKARSVLSVFTPKGESRATDPLLLYFTSGTTAKPKLVLHSQQSYPVGHLSTMYWIGLQKGDVHWNISSPGWAKHAWSCFFAPWNAGATIFVYNYERFSAKAALETVQRCGVTSLCAPPTVWRMLIKEDLSQWKPPLRELVGAGEPLNPEVIEQVERAWGIRIRDGFGQSETTAQIGNPPGQLLKPGSMGRPLPGYTVTLLDGDDQPASEGEISVKLEPRPLGLMLAYEGDEEKTADVMRAGFYHTGDTATVDEDGYYFYVGRNDDVFKSSDYRISPFELESVLVEHEMVMEAAIVPSPDPLRLSVPKAFITLRPGVEPSRELAREIFAFARERLAPYKRIRRIEFRELPKTISGKIRRVELRKEESTRDTAPGTGLEFREEDVGN from the coding sequence ATGACCCCGTATCAGCGTTTCGCGCAGGCGCGCGACTTCCTGCAGCAGCACCGTCTTGATTACGACATCGCCTACCGCGACTACCAGGCACCGAAGCTCGATGCCTTCAACTGGGGACTCGACTTCTTCGACGTCGAAGCGAAGGACAACCACGCGCCCGCGCTGTGGGTGGTCGAGGAAGACGGGCGCGAGCAGAAGATCTCGTTCGCCGACATGGCGGCGCGCTCGAACCAGGTAGCCCAGTACCTGCAGCAGTGCGGGGTCGAGCGCGGCGACCGCGTGCTCCTGATGCTGCCGAACCGGGTCGAGCTGTGGGAAATCATGCTGGCCGGGATCAAGCTCGGCGCCGTGCTGGTGCCCACCACCATGCTGGTCTCGACCGCCGACCTGCAGGACCGCATGGACCGCGGACGTGTGCGCCACGTGATCGCGCAGGTGTCGGAGGCGCACAAGTTCGAAGGTGTGACGGGCAATTTCACGCGCATCGCCGTCGGCGGCGCGCTCGAGGGCTGGCACGATTTCGAGAAAGCACGCAGCGTGCTGAGCGTTTTCACCCCGAAAGGCGAGTCGCGCGCCACCGACCCGCTGCTGCTGTACTTCACCTCCGGCACCACGGCCAAGCCGAAGCTGGTGCTGCACAGCCAGCAGAGCTATCCGGTCGGCCACCTGTCGACCATGTACTGGATCGGCCTGCAAAAGGGCGATGTCCACTGGAACATCAGCTCGCCCGGCTGGGCCAAGCATGCCTGGAGCTGCTTCTTCGCGCCCTGGAACGCGGGCGCCACCATTTTCGTCTACAACTACGAGCGCTTTTCCGCCAAGGCGGCGCTGGAAACCGTGCAGCGCTGCGGCGTGACCTCGCTGTGCGCGCCGCCGACGGTCTGGCGCATGCTGATCAAGGAAGACCTGTCGCAATGGAAGCCGCCGCTGCGCGAACTGGTGGGCGCTGGCGAGCCGCTCAACCCCGAAGTGATCGAACAGGTCGAACGCGCCTGGGGCATCCGCATCCGCGACGGTTTCGGCCAGTCCGAAACCACGGCCCAGATCGGCAATCCGCCGGGCCAGCTCCTGAAACCCGGCTCGATGGGCCGTCCGCTGCCGGGCTATACGGTCACGCTGCTCGATGGCGACGACCAGCCGGCCAGCGAAGGCGAGATCTCGGTGAAGCTCGAACCCCGTCCGCTCGGCCTGATGCTGGCCTACGAGGGCGACGAGGAAAAAACGGCGGACGTGATGCGCGCCGGCTTCTACCACACCGGCGACACCGCCACCGTCGACGAGGACGGCTATTACTTCTACGTCGGCCGCAACGACGATGTTTTCAAGTCGTCCGACTACCGCATCAGTCCGTTCGAGCTCGAGAGCGTGCTGGTCGAGCACGAGATGGTAATGGAAGCGGCGATCGTACCCAGCCCGGACCCGCTGCGCCTGTCGGTCCCGAAGGCTTTCATCACGCTGCGCCCGGGTGTCGAACCGAGCCGCGAACTGGCGCGCGAAATCTTCGCCTTTGCCCGCGAGCGCCTCGCGCCCTACAAGCGCATCCGCCGCATCGAGTTCCGCGAACTGCCGAAGACCATTTCGGGCAAGATCCGCCGCGTCGAGCTGCGCAAGGAGGAATCCACGCGCGACACGGCCCCGGGCACGGGTCTCGAGTTCCGCGAAGAGGACGTCGGCAACTGA
- a CDS encoding 4Fe-4S dicluster domain-containing protein, with the protein MALPAGAPFGAIAVNTQSCSLCMACVGVCPSSAVMDTPDLPRLRFVEQNCVQCGLCANTCPENAITLVPRMVFGAARKETRTLNESQPFHCIRCSKPFGTLHMVENMLSRLSSHSAFAGNLDRLRMCGDCRVIDMMQPEGEFAVPLRRPT; encoded by the coding sequence GTGGCGCTGCCCGCCGGCGCGCCTTTCGGTGCGATCGCCGTGAATACCCAGTCGTGCAGCCTGTGCATGGCCTGCGTCGGCGTCTGCCCGTCCTCGGCCGTGATGGATACGCCTGACCTGCCGCGCCTGCGCTTCGTCGAGCAGAACTGCGTGCAATGCGGCCTGTGCGCGAATACCTGCCCGGAAAACGCCATCACCCTGGTGCCGCGCATGGTGTTTGGTGCGGCGCGCAAGGAAACCCGCACCCTGAACGAATCCCAGCCCTTCCACTGCATCCGCTGCAGCAAACCCTTCGGTACACTGCACATGGTCGAGAACATGCTCTCGCGCCTGTCCAGCCATAGCGCCTTTGCCGGCAACCTCGACCGCCTGCGCATGTGCGGCGACTGCCGCGTGATCGACATGATGCAGCCCGAGGGAGAGTTCGCGGTGCCGCTGCGGCGGCCAACCTGA
- a CDS encoding DUF3305 domain-containing protein, with translation MKMASMPIAVIMQRRAVAHRWADEAWAAVGVVPDRGNLAPLQVLGESSERDYYLVSGLELELYTDEHEGYYENCMAPESKVFVLWRMEEGRAMPVRASVSYVEGTRMFDSGESADGVTMPAEIYAWLAGYLREHYQPKPRRGRQHG, from the coding sequence ATGAAGATGGCCAGCATGCCGATCGCGGTGATCATGCAGCGCCGCGCCGTCGCCCACCGCTGGGCCGACGAAGCCTGGGCTGCGGTCGGCGTCGTGCCCGACCGCGGCAACCTGGCGCCGCTGCAGGTGCTCGGCGAAAGTTCGGAGCGCGACTATTACCTCGTCTCCGGGCTCGAACTCGAGCTCTACACGGACGAACACGAGGGCTATTACGAGAACTGCATGGCGCCCGAATCGAAAGTGTTCGTCCTGTGGCGGATGGAGGAGGGGCGAGCCATGCCGGTGCGCGCGTCCGTCAGCTATGTCGAGGGCACGCGCATGTTCGATTCCGGCGAATCGGCCGACGGCGTCACCATGCCGGCCGAAATCTATGCCTGGCTGGCCGGCTACCTGCGCGAGCACTACCAGCCCAAGCCGCGCCGCGGCCGCCAGCACGGATAG
- a CDS encoding formate dehydrogenase subunit gamma gives MPSPMRANLFALRAMLALLMALLLPAAFGAVPNQRAEPAYAEEQTMLQVEGDARAREPGLASSQSGRVHIDRHFLGQYGASEGNVIVQRGGNTWRTLRNGPIASIAGTLLIVVPLLIVLFYNTIGPAREVPASGRKLQRFSKWDRQIHWATAISFILLAVSGLIITFGKKVLLPWMGHGFFSGVAYISKYVHNFIGPLFVLCSILMFITFLRRNFFNRNDWQWVKQGGGLVSHKHVPAGYFNAGEKTWFWLGVTLLGLVMSITGLVLNFVNFGQTRYILQMANYFHLAGAAFYIVAAMGHSYIGTWGTPGAYEAMRHGTVDENWAKAHHSLWYDEVKSGAAPAAAPADAPRTPPPAPRPGPAH, from the coding sequence ATGCCATCCCCTATGCGAGCGAACCTGTTTGCCCTGCGCGCCATGCTGGCGTTGCTGATGGCCTTGCTGCTGCCGGCGGCTTTCGGCGCGGTGCCCAATCAACGCGCCGAGCCGGCCTATGCGGAAGAGCAGACGATGCTGCAGGTCGAGGGCGACGCGCGCGCACGCGAGCCTGGCCTGGCCTCGTCGCAGTCCGGGCGCGTCCACATCGATCGCCATTTCCTCGGCCAGTACGGCGCAAGCGAGGGCAACGTCATCGTCCAGCGTGGCGGCAATACCTGGCGCACGCTGCGCAACGGCCCGATTGCCTCGATTGCCGGCACCCTGCTGATCGTCGTGCCGCTGTTGATCGTCCTGTTCTACAACACGATCGGGCCGGCGCGAGAAGTGCCGGCCTCGGGCCGCAAGCTACAGCGCTTCAGCAAATGGGACCGCCAGATACACTGGGCAACCGCCATCAGCTTCATCCTGCTGGCCGTTTCCGGGCTGATCATTACCTTCGGCAAGAAGGTGCTGCTGCCCTGGATGGGGCATGGCTTTTTCTCGGGTGTCGCCTATATCTCGAAATACGTGCACAACTTCATCGGGCCTTTGTTCGTCCTGTGCTCCATCCTGATGTTCATCACCTTCCTGCGCCGTAATTTCTTCAATCGAAACGACTGGCAATGGGTCAAGCAGGGCGGGGGACTGGTATCGCACAAGCACGTGCCGGCCGGGTACTTCAACGCGGGCGAAAAGACCTGGTTCTGGCTGGGCGTGACCCTGCTCGGCCTGGTGATGTCGATCACCGGCCTGGTGCTGAACTTCGTCAACTTCGGCCAGACCCGCTACATCCTGCAGATGGCGAACTACTTCCACCTTGCCGGCGCCGCCTTCTACATCGTGGCGGCCATGGGCCACAGCTATATCGGCACCTGGGGCACGCCGGGCGCCTACGAGGCGATGCGGCACGGCACTGTCGACGAAAACTGGGCCAAGGCGCACCATTCGCTCTGGTACGACGAGGTGAAGTCGGGTGCTGCACCGGCGGCGGCGCCGGCGGACGCACCCCGCACGCCCCCACCTGCGCCCCGGCCAGGGCCCGCACACTGA